ACCCACCTGTGGTTCCTGGACAAGGACTTCGACGGCTGGCAGGCCAACATCGATCGCTTCGCAGCCGAGACGGAGTACGACACGATCCTGCCCGGTCATGGGGCGCCGACCACCCCTGCCATCTGGGCCGAGCTGACCGACTACGTCAACGCCGGCCGGGAACTGCTCGATGACGACGGCGACGCGTACAAGAAGGCCATCACCGAGCGTTACCCCGACTACAAGGGCGCGGCACTCATCGACGTCGCCAACGCCTACATGTTCGGCCCCAAGAGCTGACGCGTCTCCTGGGCCGGCGACGCCCGCGTCCACGTATCTCTCCCTCCGAAGCGACACCTCGCCCGCCGCGCCCCGCCTGGCCGTCTCCAGCTGCGACAACGCGCGCACAGCGGACGAGGTCGTCGAGGCTGGACAATGCGCTGCCGCGCAGGGGCCCGGGGCACGGCAGCCGTGACCCCGGCATCCGGCTCAGCGGCTCAGCGGCTCAGCGGACGGTGAGGACGATCTTGCCCGTCGTGCGATCGGTCTCACCCAGCGCGTGTGCTTCGGCCGCCTGGGCGAGCGGGAACGTAGCCTCGATGTGGGCCCGGAGTTTGCCCGAGCCGGCCAGGTCGGCGATGGCACGCATGCCCGCGTGGTCAGCCTCCACGAGCAGCCCTTCGAGCCGCACTCCGAGTTCCGCGGCCTTCTCGGTCTCCTCCGGCGTGCCGCCACCGAGGAGCGATACCAGGGTTCCGCCCTTGCGCAGCACGCCCAGAGAGCGGGTACGGGTCTCGCCCGCGAGCGGGTCGAGGACCAGGTCCACGTCGCTGACGGCCTCGGCGAAGTCGACGGTCCGGTAGTCGATCACCTCGTCGGCGCCCAGTTCGCGCAGGAACGCGTGCTTGCCCGCGCTCGCCGTGCCGATGACGTACGCGCCGCGGGCCTTGGCGATCTGTACGGCGAGGTGGCCGACCCCGCCCGCGGCCGCGTGGATCAGGACGCGCTGTCCCGGGCGGACGTCGGCGGTGTCGACGAGGGCCTGCCAGGCGGTGAGGGCGGCGAGCGGGAGGGCGCCTGCCTGGATGTGGTCGACGTTGGCAGGCTTGGGCGCGAAGGACCGGGTGGGGGCGGTGACGTACTCGGCGTGGGCGCCGACGCCGTGCGGGTAGGGCAGCATGCCGAAGACCTCGTCGCCCGGCTTGAAGAGGGTGACGCCGAAGCCGACCGCCTCGACGACGCCGGAGACGTCCCAGCCGAGGACGAACGGCGGCTCGCCGACGAACGCGCCGCCGGCCCGGTGCTTCCAGTCGGTGGGGTTGACGCCTGCCGCGTGGACGGCGACGAGGATCTCGCTGACGCCGGGCACCGGCCGCGGAACCTCGATCTCCTTCAGTACTTCGGGGCCGCCGTGGACGTCCTGGCCCATCGCACGCATCGATGCATTCGAATCAGTCATGCGTCAACACTGCGGCAGGCGGCCATCACCCGGCAATGGCAAGATTGCCAGCATTCGATAGGATCGTGCCATGAGGCATGAAGTTCATCCCGGTCATGGGAGTCATCCGGTCCAGCTTCTGGGACACCGCCCCCATAGCGTGGCCGTGCTGGCACTCGAAGGCGTCTACCCCTTCGAACTCGGCATCCCGAACAGGGTCTTCGCCGACGCTGACGGGCGGTACGACGTGCGCACCTGCACCGTCGACGGGCGCCCGGTACGCACCAGTGCGGACTTCACGGTGGCCGTCGAGCACGGCCCCGAGGCGCTGGAGACCGCCGACACGGTGGTCATCCCGCCGTTCGACCACGCCCTTGTCTCGGACCGGCTGACGGAACCGATGGCGACCGCACTCGCCCGGATCCGGCCGGGTACGCGGATCGTGTCCATCTGCACGGGCGCCTTCCTGCTCGCGGCGGCCGGGTTGCTCGACGGGCGGCCGGCGACCACGCACTGGGTGTTGGCCGACACCTTCCGCCGGCTCTTCCCGGGGGTCGCGCTGGACGCCGAGGTGCTGTTCGTGGACGACGGCGACATCCTCACCTCGGCCGGAGCCGCGTCCGGACTGGACGTCTGCCTCCATCTCGTACGCAAGGACCACGGCAGCGAGCTCGCCAACCGGGTGGCGCGGCGCTGTGTCGTACCGCCGTGGCGGGAGGGCGGACAGGCCCAGTACATCGAGCAGCCCGTCCCCGACCTGTCCTCGGCGGGAACGGCGGCGAGCCGGCAGTGGGCCCTGGAGCGCCTCGACCAGCCGCTGACGCTCGCGGATCTGGCCGGGCACGCGCGGATGAGCGCACGGACCTTCGCTCGCCGCTTCCAGGAGGAGACCGGCACCAGCCCCGGGCGCTGGCTCATCCAGCAACGGGTCCACCGGGCACGGCAGTTGCTCGAGTCCAGCGATCTGTCCGTGGACCGGATCGCGGGCGAGGTGGGCTTCGCGACGGGGGCCTCGCTGCGGCAGCATCTGCACGCGGCGATCGGGGTGTCCCCGCTGGCCTACCGGCGTACGTTCCGCACGGCGCCGACGGGACTGGGTCCCATCTGAACCAGGCACCCCGAAGGGGCTGCTGAAGGCGGCCCAAGCTCTACCTGGGAGCGGGCCGCGCCTCGTCCACCCTCGCCACCCAGACCTTCGCGGGCCTGCTGCCCAACAGCGCACTGGGCTTGATCCGCTTTGACGGACATCCAAGATCAAGGGTTCAGCCCCTCGCCGCGATGAGGAATCTCAACCGCCTGGATTTCATCGGCGAGAGCCTGAGGGCCGCCCTCGAGGTTCCCGTCGGGGCGCCCCTACAGCCCGTGCTCGCCCTGTGGCAAGCCCGCGTCACTCGAAGGAGTTGGGCGTTCTTCCGCTGCTGAACGCCCAGCACCCCACTCGCGTACTGTCACATGCCTGCCGCATAGCCGGGCGTAGCGCTGGCCGATTCGGGGAGGGGACGGTACCGAGGTGATAACGGATACCGACTGGGGTGACCGCGGGCTGTGCAAGAGCACCGACCCAGACGAACTGTTCGTCGAGGGAGCTGCGCAAAACCTGGCGAAAGCCGTATGTACCGGCTGCCCCGTGCGCACCGAATGCCTGGCCTACGCCCTGGATCAGCGCATCGAACACGGCGTCTGGGGCGGCATGACCGAACGTGAGCGACGGGCGCTCCTGCGCCGCAGGCCGACCGTTATCTCGTGGCAACGCCTGCTGGAAACCGCCCGCTTGGAGTACACGCATCAAGCTCATGCTGCTGTCCCGGACGGTGGCGTGCTCCCGGCGCTGCACGAGGTCTGCTGACCTGGGTCCCTGCTCGTCTTCTCCAGCACGGCGGGGAAGAGGAAAGACGCAACAGCAGGCACGGGACATCCCTGTGATCATCTGGTTTCGACACCACAGCGCTCACGAAAACCCGTGCCTGCTCTGCTACTAGCCCTTACCGGTCTGATCGCCAACTCTCCACGCAGTCAGGGAACCTGACGGAGTCCTACTAGCTTGACTCTGTCGGGGATCTTGGAGTTCCTCGGTGCGGCAGCATGATCAACGGGCATGCTCGGGTGGTTCCGCCGACCGATGCAGTTGTCGAGGTGCCCGTTGTCCCTTCGCCCCCGTTCCGGTGAGCAAGTCCCTTCTCTGACCGCGCAGATCGCGCGGGCGAGCAACCCGGGCGGTACGACGGCGATATGGGTACGCGATCGCCTCGATGGGCTGTGGTGCGACGAGGACTTCGCCGACTGGTACCCGCGGGATGGGCGCCCGGGGCTCTCGCCTGCTCAACTGGCCACCGTCTGTGTGCTGCAGTTCCTGCTCGGCCTGTCGGACCGGCAGGCCGCCGAGGCGGTCCGCTGTCGCATCGACTTCAAGTACGCCATGGCGATGGAACTGGACGATCCCGGGTTCCACCACAGCGTGCTGGCCGACTTCCGCGACCGTCTCGCCGAAGGCGATCGCGCTGACCGCCTCCTCGACCTCGCGCTGGCCCGCCTCACGGAGGCCGGACTGGTGCGCGAGCGCACCACGCAGCGCACCGACTCCACCCACGTCCTGGCTGCGGTGCGCGACCTGACCCGCCTGGAGTTGGTCACCGAGGCGGTCCGCGCCGCACTCGAAGAAGTCGCTGGTATGTCCCCTCACCTGCTGGACGAGCTGGTCGATGAGGAGTGGGGCCGCCGCTACGGTCGGCCGGTCCGCCTGGGCAAGAACCCCACCAAGCCCACGACCAGGATCCTGGCCACCGGGAACGATGCCGTCCGGCTCCTGGAACACCTCTACCGGCACGGAGCAGGCCGCCCGTCCGGCCCTCGCGTCCAGGCCCTGCGCCAGATCATGGTGCAGAACTACCACCGTGACCAGGCAGGCCGGCTACGCTGGCGCACCGCCGAGAAGGAAGGCGGACCCGGGCTGCCGCCCTCGTCCCGGGCAGTCGTCTCGCCCTACGACACCTCGGCCCGCTATGCGAGGCACGGGCACATCATCAGCTGGAAAGGGTTCGCCGCTCATCTGACGGAGACCTGTGCTCCCGACGGCCCCAACGTGATCACGGACGTGGCCACCACCGCGGCCACCACCCACGACAGTCAGGTCCTGCCCGGCATCCACACCCGTCTGGCGCGGCGCGGGCTGCTGCCCGCCGAGCATCTGGTCGACGCCGGCTACACGTCCCTGCCCCACCTCGAACAAGCCACCCGTGAACACCAGGTCACGGTCTCCGGGCCGCTGCGGAGCAACCCCACCCGCCAACACCGGCAGAACGAGGGCTTCGCCCGGGACGACTTCCACATCGACTACGACCGTCAGCAGGTCACGTGCCCCCAGGGGCAGGTCAGTGCGGGCTGGCACGGCCCCTACCCAACCTCGTCACCCACCGCGGCCCCGCTGATCGTGGCCAGGTTCACCAAGAGTCAGTGCCGTCCCTGCCCGGCCCGCACCCAGTGCACCTCCACCGCCGACAGTGCCCGAACCGTGGGCTTTCCCCCGCGAGAACTCCGTGACCTGCAACTTCGCGTCCGCGCGGAGCAACAGACGCCCGAGTGGAAGACCCGCTATGCGGTCCGCTCGGGAGTGGAGGGCACGGTCAACGAGTTCGCCCACGGACACGGCATGCGGCGCTGCCGCTACCGAGGACAGGGAAAGGCCCACATTCAGCACGTTCTGACGGCCATTGCCGTCAACATCGAGCGCCTCAGCGGACTGCCACCGGCCGAAGAAGCACCCACGTCCCGTCGACCGACTGCCTTCCAGCACTACCTCGACCAACGCGAGATACCCCGGCTGAAGTCTTGGCGAACCCTGGGAACCTGACCGGCATCTCCAAGATCCCCGACAGAGTCAAGCTAGACGACGCAGTTGGACATGACCGCTATCGGGTACTGACCGGTGAACGCCGCATGCTTGACGATCTTCCGGTGCAGGTTGATGCGGGTGCGGGAGATGACCGCCCCGTGGATGTCGGGCCGCGCCGCCGGACGGGACAGCGCCCGCCACGGCTCATCAGACTTGGTACCGGGTGATCGAGTCCTACGCCCCCGCCCCGCGGCTCGCCGACTGTGCCCGTGAGGCTCCTCGATATCTGATCCGCCCATTCGCCAATCCGCGGCGCGACCTGTTCCGGATTACGCGCGGACCTGATCGCGAGCGCGGGAGGAAAGTGGATGAGGCGGACGGCCGTGGTGGGCTCCGGTGTCGCGGGGCTGACCGCCGCGTACATTCTGGGCCGGACGCGACACGTCGTGCTCTACGAGGCCGATGACCGGCTCGGTGGGCACGCACACACGCATGAGCTGACGTCGTCGTACGACGGGCGGGTGCACCGCGTGGACTCCGGGTTCATCGTGCACAACCACCGCACCTACCCGAACCTGCTGCGGCTCTTCGACGAACTCGGCGTCACCACGCAGGAGTCGGAGATGAGCATGTCGGTGCGGTGCGAGGGCTGCGGCCTGGAGTACGCCGGTGCACGCGGCCCCGCCGGACTGCTCGCCCGGCCCCGGGCACTCCTGCGCGGGTCGTATCTGCGGCTGCTGGTGGAGGTGCCTGCATTCCACCGGGCGGCAAGGCGGTTGCTGGCCTACGGCGGCGAGCAGGGCCTGACGCTGGGCGAGTTCCTGGACCGGGAGGGCTTCTCTGCCTATTTCCGCGCCCACTTCATGACACCTGTGGTGTCGGCGGTGTGGTCCTGCGACGCCGGCACCGCTCAGCGCTACCCGGCTTCCTATCTGTTCCGCTTCCTGGAGCACCACGGGATGCTGTCGGTCGGCGGCTCGCCGGTGTGGCGCACGGTCACCGGCGGTTCCCGCGCGTACGTCGACCGGGTCGCCGAGCACATCGGTGAGATCCGCACCGGCACCCCCGTACGGGCCGTGCGCCGCCACGCCGGCGCTGCCGAGGTGACCGCGGCCGACGGCACCACGGAGTCGTACGACTCGGTGGTCGTTGCGGTCCATCCGGATCAGGCGCTGCGCCTGCTCGCCGATCCGACCGACCGGGAGCGGGAGGTGCTCGGCGCTTTTCGCTACTCGCGCAACACCACCCTCCTGCACACCGACACCCGACTGCTGCCCCGCGCCCGAGGAGCCCGTGCCTCCTGGAACTACCTCATGCCGTCCTGCACGGCGGGCGCCGACCGGGTGCGGGTCAGCTACGACATGAACCGGCTGCAACGTCTCGACGCAGCCGAGGCGTTCGTCGTCACCCTCGGCGGCGAGGACCGCGTCGATCCCGGCCGGGTGCTGGCCCGCATGGTCTACGAACACCCCGTGTACACCCCGGAGTCGGTAGCCGCCCAGGGGCGGCTGCACGAGCTGGCCGGTGATGTCTGCGTGTTCGCGGGTGCCTATCACGGGTGGGGGTTCCACGAGGACGGCTGCCGGTCGGGCGTCGAGGCCGCCGCTGCGCTGGGAGCGCGCTGGTGAACGCCGCCCTGTACGCCTGCACGATCCGTCATCAGAGTCCTTTCGTAGATACCCTCGCCTTTAGGTGGGGGAGGAAACGAAGCCCCTGCGGGGCAGGGCAGGGTGCGGGGTTTCGCCGTCAGAGCGAAAGACCGTGCTCTGACCCGCAGGTGTGAACTTCGCCTGTCCTGGCACTAGTTTGCGAGCGTGACCACGACGTGTGTGAAGCGGGCATTTAAGTGCCGCTTCTATCCCACGGACGAGCAGGCGGCTGAGCTGTCGCGCACGTTCGGCTGCGTCCGCAAGGTCTACAACCTGGCGCTCGCCGCCCGCACCGAGGCGTGGACGCGGCAGGAGCGGGTGAACTACAACGCCACCTCGGCGATGCTGACGGCGTGGAAGAAGACTGAGGAGCTGGCGTTTCTCAACGAGGTCTCGTCCGTTCCGCTCCAGCAGT
This is a stretch of genomic DNA from Streptomyces sp. NBC_00285. It encodes these proteins:
- a CDS encoding NADP-dependent oxidoreductase; the protein is MRAMGQDVHGGPEVLKEIEVPRPVPGVSEILVAVHAAGVNPTDWKHRAGGAFVGEPPFVLGWDVSGVVEAVGFGVTLFKPGDEVFGMLPYPHGVGAHAEYVTAPTRSFAPKPANVDHIQAGALPLAALTAWQALVDTADVRPGQRVLIHAAAGGVGHLAVQIAKARGAYVIGTASAGKHAFLRELGADEVIDYRTVDFAEAVSDVDLVLDPLAGETRTRSLGVLRKGGTLVSLLGGGTPEETEKAAELGVRLEGLLVEADHAGMRAIADLAGSGKLRAHIEATFPLAQAAEAHALGETDRTTGKIVLTVR
- a CDS encoding GlxA family transcriptional regulator, which encodes MAVLALEGVYPFELGIPNRVFADADGRYDVRTCTVDGRPVRTSADFTVAVEHGPEALETADTVVIPPFDHALVSDRLTEPMATALARIRPGTRIVSICTGAFLLAAAGLLDGRPATTHWVLADTFRRLFPGVALDAEVLFVDDGDILTSAGAASGLDVCLHLVRKDHGSELANRVARRCVVPPWREGGQAQYIEQPVPDLSSAGTAASRQWALERLDQPLTLADLAGHARMSARTFARRFQEETGTSPGRWLIQQRVHRARQLLESSDLSVDRIAGEVGFATGASLRQHLHAAIGVSPLAYRRTFRTAPTGLGPI
- a CDS encoding WhiB family transcriptional regulator, with product MITDTDWGDRGLCKSTDPDELFVEGAAQNLAKAVCTGCPVRTECLAYALDQRIEHGVWGGMTERERRALLRRRPTVISWQRLLETARLEYTHQAHAAVPDGGVLPALHEVC
- a CDS encoding IS1182 family transposase, producing the protein MSLRPRSGEQVPSLTAQIARASNPGGTTAIWVRDRLDGLWCDEDFADWYPRDGRPGLSPAQLATVCVLQFLLGLSDRQAAEAVRCRIDFKYAMAMELDDPGFHHSVLADFRDRLAEGDRADRLLDLALARLTEAGLVRERTTQRTDSTHVLAAVRDLTRLELVTEAVRAALEEVAGMSPHLLDELVDEEWGRRYGRPVRLGKNPTKPTTRILATGNDAVRLLEHLYRHGAGRPSGPRVQALRQIMVQNYHRDQAGRLRWRTAEKEGGPGLPPSSRAVVSPYDTSARYARHGHIISWKGFAAHLTETCAPDGPNVITDVATTAATTHDSQVLPGIHTRLARRGLLPAEHLVDAGYTSLPHLEQATREHQVTVSGPLRSNPTRQHRQNEGFARDDFHIDYDRQQVTCPQGQVSAGWHGPYPTSSPTAAPLIVARFTKSQCRPCPARTQCTSTADSARTVGFPPRELRDLQLRVRAEQQTPEWKTRYAVRSGVEGTVNEFAHGHGMRRCRYRGQGKAHIQHVLTAIAVNIERLSGLPPAEEAPTSRRPTAFQHYLDQREIPRLKSWRTLGT
- a CDS encoding NAD(P)/FAD-dependent oxidoreductase, which translates into the protein MRRTAVVGSGVAGLTAAYILGRTRHVVLYEADDRLGGHAHTHELTSSYDGRVHRVDSGFIVHNHRTYPNLLRLFDELGVTTQESEMSMSVRCEGCGLEYAGARGPAGLLARPRALLRGSYLRLLVEVPAFHRAARRLLAYGGEQGLTLGEFLDREGFSAYFRAHFMTPVVSAVWSCDAGTAQRYPASYLFRFLEHHGMLSVGGSPVWRTVTGGSRAYVDRVAEHIGEIRTGTPVRAVRRHAGAAEVTAADGTTESYDSVVVAVHPDQALRLLADPTDREREVLGAFRYSRNTTLLHTDTRLLPRARGARASWNYLMPSCTAGADRVRVSYDMNRLQRLDAAEAFVVTLGGEDRVDPGRVLARMVYEHPVYTPESVAAQGRLHELAGDVCVFAGAYHGWGFHEDGCRSGVEAAAALGARW